The Malaclemys terrapin pileata isolate rMalTer1 chromosome 24, rMalTer1.hap1, whole genome shotgun sequence genome contains a region encoding:
- the LOC128828820 gene encoding 3-galactosyl-N-acetylglucosaminide 4-alpha-L-fucosyltransferase FUT3-like yields the protein MPLSEQTKSPACRHLLLFILSQFILALCLFAYLRPSRDPGPEPRAGNPSALTAQPGNNPTAPQAGLELTILLWTWPFGHPAALQKCSELFGIRDCHITANRSWYHHANAVIVHHRDVCSSPKKLPQGPRPPSQRWIWFNLESPSHSPNLGFMDNLFNLTMSYRRDPDIFTPYGWLEVLSQPQNFSIPAKSKLVAWVVSNWNPASRRVQYYEELKKYLHVDIYGSHHMPLPRDKHFSTLSQYKFYLAFENSLHEDYITEKLWSNALGSGAVPVVCGPSRENYERFLPPDAFIHINDFPNAQELAQYLQELDKDPARYQRYFQWRTWLKPSERSSWTIHFCKACRALQMTETYQTRTGLAKWFR from the coding sequence ATGCCGCTCAGCGAGCAGACGAAAAGCCCAGCCTGCAGGCACCTCCTCCTCTTTATTCTCTCCCAATTCATACTCGCCCTCTGTTTGTTTGCTTACCTCCGGCCCTCCAGGGACCCAGGCCCAGAGCCCCGGGCTGGCAATCCCTCAGCACTCACAGCCCAGCCTGGAAACAACCCCACAGCTCCACAGGCTGGTTTGGAGCTGACCATCCTGCTGTGGACCTGGCCCTTTGGGCACCCTGCTGCTCTGCAAAAATGCTCCGAGCTCTTCGGCATCCGGGACTGTCACATCACGGCCAACCGGAGCTGGTACCACCATGCCAATGCTGTGATTGTGCATCACAGGGATGTGTGCTCCAGCCCAAAGAAACTGCCCCAAGGCCCACGGCCCCCTTCCCAGCGCTGGATCTGGTTCAACCTGGagtcccccagccacagccctaaCCTGGGCTTTATGGATAACCTCTTCAACCTGACCATGTCATACCGGAGGGACCCTGATATCTTCACCCCCTACGGGTGGCTGGAGGTCCTCAGCCAGCCCCAGAACTTCAGCATCCCAGCCAAGTCCAAGCTGGTGGCCTGGGTGGTGAGTAACTGGAACCCAGCCTCCCGCCGGGTGCAGTATTATGAGGAGCTGAAGAAATACCTCCACGTGGATATATACGGCAGCCATCACATGCCTCTGCCCCGGGACAAGCACTTCTCCACCCTGTCCCAGTACAAGTTCTACCTGGCCTTTGAGAACTCGCTTCATGAGGATTACATCACCGAGAAACTCTGGAGCAATGCCCTGGGCTCAGGGGCCGTGCCCGTTGTCTGCGGCCCCTCCCGAGAAAACTATGAGCGCTTTCTGCCCCCCGATGCCTTTATTCACATCAATGACTTTCCCAATGCTCAAGAACTGGCCCAGTACCTCCAGGAGCTGGACAAGGACCCAGCGCGCTACCAGCGCTACTTCCAGTGGCGAACATGGCTAAAACCGTCCGAGCGAAGTTCCTGGACCATCCACTTCTGCAAAGCCTGCCGGGCCTTGCAAATGACAGAGACCTACCAGACCAGGACCGGTTTGGCCAAGTGGTTCCGCTAG